A single region of the Streptomyces vilmorinianum genome encodes:
- a CDS encoding YqgE/AlgH family protein: MTEVSSLTGRLLVATPALADPNFDRAVVLLLDHDDEGSLGVVLNRPTPVTVGDILAPWADLAGEPGVVFQGGPVSLDAALGVAVIPGDEGPLGWRRVYGAIGLVDLETPPELLGPALGSLRIFAGYAGWGPGQLEAELGDGAWYVVESEPGDVSSPRPETLWREVLRRQRSDLAMVATYPDDPSLN; the protein is encoded by the coding sequence ATGACCGAGGTGTCCTCGCTCACAGGACGGCTGCTTGTCGCCACCCCCGCCCTGGCCGACCCGAATTTCGACCGCGCGGTGGTGCTCCTCCTCGACCACGACGACGAGGGCTCGCTCGGCGTGGTCCTCAACCGCCCGACCCCTGTGACGGTCGGTGACATCCTCGCGCCCTGGGCCGATCTCGCCGGCGAGCCGGGCGTGGTCTTCCAGGGCGGCCCGGTCTCCCTGGACGCGGCGCTCGGTGTCGCGGTCATCCCCGGCGACGAGGGCCCGCTGGGCTGGCGACGGGTGTACGGCGCGATCGGCCTGGTGGACCTGGAGACCCCGCCGGAGCTCCTGGGTCCGGCCCTGGGTTCCCTGCGGATCTTCGCCGGCTACGCGGGCTGGGGCCCCGGTCAGCTGGAGGCGGAGCTCGGCGACGGCGCCTGGTACGTGGTCGAGTCCGAGCCGGGCGACGTGTCCTCGCCACGGCCGGAGACCCTGTGGCGGGAGGTGCTGCGGCGTCAGCGCAGCGACCTCGCGATGGTGGCGACGTACCCGGACGATCCCTCGCTGAACTGA
- the murA gene encoding UDP-N-acetylglucosamine 1-carboxyvinyltransferase: MTGTDDVLLVHGGTPLEGEIRVRGAKNLVPKAMVAALLGSGPSRLRNVPDIRDVRVVRGLLQLHGVTVRPGEEPGELVLDPTHVESANVADIDAHAGSSRIPILFCGPLLHRLGHAFIPGLGGCDIGGRPIDFHFDVLRQFGATIEKRADGQYLEAPQRLRGTKIRLPYPSVGSTEQVLLTAVLAEGVTELSNAAVEPEIEDLICVLQKMGAIISMDTDRTIRITGVDRLDGYTHRALPDRLEAASWASAALATEGNIYVRGAQQRSMMTFLNTYRKVGGAFEIDDEGIRFWHPGGSLNAIHLETDVHPGFQTDWQQPLVVALTQAAGLSIVHETVYESRLGFTSALNQMGAHIQLYRECLGGSDCRFGQRNFLHSAVVSGPTKLQGADLVIPDLRGGFSYLIAALAAQGTSRVHGIDLINRGYENFMEKLVELGAKVELPGSALV; the protein is encoded by the coding sequence ATGACCGGCACAGACGATGTACTGCTTGTCCACGGCGGAACCCCGCTTGAGGGCGAGATCCGCGTCCGCGGCGCGAAGAACCTCGTGCCCAAGGCGATGGTCGCCGCCCTGCTCGGCAGCGGGCCGAGCCGGTTGCGCAATGTGCCCGACATCCGTGACGTCCGCGTGGTCCGCGGACTCCTCCAGTTGCACGGAGTGACCGTCCGCCCCGGCGAGGAGCCGGGCGAGCTGGTCCTCGACCCGACGCACGTCGAGTCCGCCAATGTGGCCGACATCGATGCCCACGCCGGTTCGTCGCGCATCCCGATCCTCTTCTGCGGCCCGCTGCTGCACCGCCTCGGCCACGCCTTCATCCCGGGCCTGGGCGGCTGCGACATCGGCGGCCGGCCGATCGACTTCCACTTCGACGTGCTGCGTCAGTTCGGCGCGACGATCGAGAAGCGGGCGGACGGCCAGTACCTGGAGGCCCCGCAGCGGCTGCGCGGCACCAAGATCCGGCTCCCGTACCCCTCGGTCGGCTCGACCGAGCAGGTGCTGCTCACGGCCGTGCTCGCGGAGGGCGTCACCGAGCTCTCCAACGCCGCCGTGGAACCGGAGATCGAGGACCTGATCTGCGTCCTGCAGAAAATGGGCGCGATCATCTCGATGGACACCGACCGGACGATCCGGATCACCGGTGTGGACCGTCTCGACGGCTACACGCACCGCGCGCTCCCGGACCGCCTGGAGGCGGCGTCCTGGGCGTCGGCGGCGCTGGCGACCGAGGGCAACATCTACGTCCGCGGCGCCCAGCAGCGCTCGATGATGACCTTCCTCAACACCTACCGGAAGGTGGGTGGCGCGTTCGAGATCGACGACGAGGGCATCCGCTTCTGGCACCCGGGCGGCTCGCTCAACGCGATCCACCTGGAGACGGACGTGCACCCCGGTTTCCAGACCGACTGGCAGCAGCCGCTGGTGGTGGCCCTGACGCAGGCCGCGGGCCTCTCCATCGTCCACGAGACGGTGTACGAGTCGCGGCTCGGCTTCACCTCGGCGCTGAACCAGATGGGCGCGCACATCCAGCTGTACCGCGAGTGCCTGGGCGGCTCGGACTGCCGCTTCGGCCAGCGCAACTTCCTCCACTCGGCGGTCGTGTCCGGCCCCACGAAGCTCCAGGGCGCCGATCTGGTGATCCCGGACCTCCGCGGCGGCTTCTCGTACCTGATCGCGGCCCTGGCGGCGCAGGGGACCTCCCGGGTCCACGGCATCGACCTGATCAACCGCGGCTACGAGAACTTCATGGAGAAGCTGGTCGAGCTGGGCGCGAAGGTCGAGCTTCCGGGCAGCGCGCTGGTGTAA